The following proteins are encoded in a genomic region of Stegostoma tigrinum isolate sSteTig4 chromosome 2, sSteTig4.hap1, whole genome shotgun sequence:
- the LOC125461338 gene encoding homeobox protein engrailed-2b isoform X1 produces MEENDASNHRVANQESSDQSNRAIILPLLQAPGNQLPHRITNFFIDNILRPDFGKRKEGYREPGHIPGRENVSPSGQSGGSPPGPGGGGSAGSGVGGGAPSSPSGPDKKRDVAAEGALRNGESAEQSQSSDSDSSQSSSNAVSQPMLWPAWVYCTRYSDRPSSAHEILHLPNQTTTAKRQTICPRSRKPKKKNLNKEDKRPRTAFTAEQLQRLKAEFQTNRYLTEQRRQSLAHELSLNESQIKIWFQNKRAKIKKASGSKNTLALHLMAQGLYNHSSTGKEHKEESE; encoded by the exons ATGGAAGAAAATGATGCGAGTAACCACCGCGTAGCCAACCAGGAGTCCAGCGACCAGTCAAACCGGGCGATCATCCTGCCCCTTCTGCAGGCACCGGGGAACCagctcccccaccgcatcaccaACTTTTTCATCGACAACATCCTCCGGCCGGACTTCGGTAAGAGGAAGGAAGGGTACCGGGAACCCGGTCATATTCCCGGGAGGGAGAACGTCAGTCCGTCCGGGCAGAGCGGGGGCAGTCCTCCGGGGCCAGGAGGTGGTGGTAGTGCTGGCAGTGGGGTCGGTGGAGGGGCTCCGAGCAGCCCTTCTGGCCCGGATAAGAAACGCGATGTGGCGGCTGAAGGAGCGTTGAGGAACGGAGAGAGCGCCGAGCAGTCCCAGAGCTCAGATTCGGACAGTTCCCAGAGCAGCAGCAACGCGGTCTCGCAACCCATGTTGTGGCCTGCATGGGTTTACTGCACTAGGTACTCCGACAGGCCTTCTTCAG CGCACGAAATATTACATCTTCCAAATCAAACAACCACGGCAAAGCGACAGACAATCT gTCCCAGGTCCCGAAAACCAAAGAAGAAAAATCTCAATAAAGAGGACAAGCGACCGAGAACAGCGTTCACTGCGGAGCAGTTACAGAGACTGAAAGCCGAGTTTCAGACTAACCGCTACCTAACCGAGCAGCGCCGGCAGAGCCTGGCTCACGAACTCAGTCTCAACGAATCCCAAATTAAAATCTGGTTTCAGAACAAGCGAGCCAAAATCAAGAAAGCTAGCGGATCAAAGAACACATTGGCACTCCATTTAATGGCACAAGGCCTATACAACCATTCTAGCACGGGGAAAGAGCACAAGGAAGAGAGTGAATAG
- the LOC125461338 gene encoding homeobox protein engrailed-2b isoform X2, with the protein MEENDASNHRVANQESSDQSNRAIILPLLQAPGNQLPHRITNFFIDNILRPDFGKRKEGYREPGHIPGRENVSPSGQSGGSPPGPGGGGSAGSGVGGGAPSSPSGPDKKRDVAAEGALRNGESAEQSQSSDSDSSQSSSNAVSQPMLWPAWVYCTRYSDRPSSGPRSRKPKKKNLNKEDKRPRTAFTAEQLQRLKAEFQTNRYLTEQRRQSLAHELSLNESQIKIWFQNKRAKIKKASGSKNTLALHLMAQGLYNHSSTGKEHKEESE; encoded by the exons ATGGAAGAAAATGATGCGAGTAACCACCGCGTAGCCAACCAGGAGTCCAGCGACCAGTCAAACCGGGCGATCATCCTGCCCCTTCTGCAGGCACCGGGGAACCagctcccccaccgcatcaccaACTTTTTCATCGACAACATCCTCCGGCCGGACTTCGGTAAGAGGAAGGAAGGGTACCGGGAACCCGGTCATATTCCCGGGAGGGAGAACGTCAGTCCGTCCGGGCAGAGCGGGGGCAGTCCTCCGGGGCCAGGAGGTGGTGGTAGTGCTGGCAGTGGGGTCGGTGGAGGGGCTCCGAGCAGCCCTTCTGGCCCGGATAAGAAACGCGATGTGGCGGCTGAAGGAGCGTTGAGGAACGGAGAGAGCGCCGAGCAGTCCCAGAGCTCAGATTCGGACAGTTCCCAGAGCAGCAGCAACGCGGTCTCGCAACCCATGTTGTGGCCTGCATGGGTTTACTGCACTAGGTACTCCGACAGGCCTTCTTCAG gTCCCAGGTCCCGAAAACCAAAGAAGAAAAATCTCAATAAAGAGGACAAGCGACCGAGAACAGCGTTCACTGCGGAGCAGTTACAGAGACTGAAAGCCGAGTTTCAGACTAACCGCTACCTAACCGAGCAGCGCCGGCAGAGCCTGGCTCACGAACTCAGTCTCAACGAATCCCAAATTAAAATCTGGTTTCAGAACAAGCGAGCCAAAATCAAGAAAGCTAGCGGATCAAAGAACACATTGGCACTCCATTTAATGGCACAAGGCCTATACAACCATTCTAGCACGGGGAAAGAGCACAAGGAAGAGAGTGAATAG